The Oncorhynchus mykiss isolate Arlee chromosome 17, USDA_OmykA_1.1, whole genome shotgun sequence genomic interval TCACTTCAATTTACATTTCAAATAAGTTAATGTAATTTATCTTTACAGGACAGGAGAGCAGAGTGAAAAGATATTCATTCCCCACAAAAGTCatgttgtactggactgtactgCCTGATTGGAAAGTATTGTTGTTGGTGACTCTTCTATGGGACTGCTGCTTCTGTGCTGAGGAACTGAAGCCCACAAGATGGCCACTGTATCCCCAAAAGCCTCTGGTCCTGGCCTGGAATGCCCCGACGGAGGACTGCGGCCCGCGGCACGGTATCCATTTTCAGCTGGAGCAGTTCCAGATTGTGGCGTCGCCCAACGAGGGCTTTGTCCGCCAGAACCTCACCATATTTTACAAGGACCGCTTAGGGTTGTACCCCTACTATGATGAGCCTGATGGTACAGCCATGAACGGTGGGCTCCCGCAGATTGCCAGTCTCACTCAGCATCTGGAGAAGATGCCGGAGGGCATTCAGAATTACATACGTGAACCAGGGGCCAAGGGACTGGCAGTTATTGACTGGGAGGAATGGAGACCACTGTGGATCCGCAACTGGGACTTCAAGGATGTGTACCGCAGACAGTCACGCCAGCTGGTGGCTGAGAAGAACCTAGCTTGGCCCGCAGAGCGTGTGGCTAAGGTGGCCCAGCAGGAGTTTGAGATGTCGGCCCGGAAGTTCATGCTGGAGACCCTGAGGCTGGCCAAGAGCCTGCGGCCCAACCAGCTGTGGGGGTTCTACCTATTCCCAGACTGCTATAACCACGACTACAGGATCACTCTGGAGAACTACACAGGCCGCTGCCCTGACGTGGAGGTGGCCCGGAATGAAATGCTCAAATGGCTGTGGACTGAGAGTACAGCCCTCTTCCCTTCCGTCTACATGAGCACAGTGCTACGTTCTTCGCCCTCTGGGCGCCAGTTTGTCCGGAACCGGGTGAAGGAGGGGATGCGTCTGGCATCAGGGGGAGACGGGCTGGCACGTCCTGTCTTTGTGTATGCCCGGCCCACCTACGCCAACGTATTGGACCTGCTGACAGAGGTGAGGGGCTGTTTCACTGACAGTCACATAGTACTAACCAGGAGCACTTATCCTACCTAGACCTTTAAAtaatatagtttttttttaaagtctttGTATGTTTATTGGGTTGAGACAGATGGAGGTGAAAGGTATGAGAGAGAGGTTGCTGAAAGAGCACTGGAACAGATTCAAATCCATGCTGGCTGCAGAACATCATACATGTCCTCCAGAGGCAGTGGCTTAGACAGATAGGCCACCCCAGGCCACCTACCTAGACCTTTTGATCAGACTGTTTACCATTGGACAGGAAATCCATCCTGCATATCATATTCCAGCTCAATTCAGTGAGAAAGTAGTCAAGGAGTTGGAAGAATAGTTTCTGTTAACCAATATCTACAGCCTATAAACCtaccctaatcctaccctaataGAATCTTCATCGGGATTTGAATGATGATTCCGATTCAGTTAATATTTTGAGGATTCAATGAGTTTTAGTTTGAAACCGTTTCATATTTTTTCTGAATACTCCCTCTttaaaatctatttaatcaatgGGTGT includes:
- the LOC110494654 gene encoding hyaluronidase-2, whose amino-acid sequence is MLYWTVLPDWKVLLLVTLLWDCCFCAEELKPTRWPLYPQKPLVLAWNAPTEDCGPRHGIHFQLEQFQIVASPNEGFVRQNLTIFYKDRLGLYPYYDEPDGTAMNGGLPQIASLTQHLEKMPEGIQNYIREPGAKGLAVIDWEEWRPLWIRNWDFKDVYRRQSRQLVAEKNLAWPAERVAKVAQQEFEMSARKFMLETLRLAKSLRPNQLWGFYLFPDCYNHDYRITLENYTGRCPDVEVARNEMLKWLWTESTALFPSVYMSTVLRSSPSGRQFVRNRVKEGMRLASGGDGLARPVFVYARPTYANVLDLLTETDLVSTIGESVALGAAGIILWGDHAYAGSKTSCFSLNEYLQGPLGRYLLNVSTAAELCSQRLCGSQGRCLRRHPDTNAYLHLSPLTHNIVSLENGKFKVQTLGQLGEEEIMGFQREFQCQCYSGYQGEGCGQRDPLQQRGIAPSVMGTWVHCLLLLLLTLLL